TCCGTCACTACCGGTTTTTTGTCTGGAGCCAGTTGTATCATTTTATACGCACCGGTTTTATCCAGCACCATCACGTTGTAGGCCATGTGAGAGGGCACTCGTTGCAACACCTCCGTGGCTTCTTGTACATCACTACAAAACTCCAGCACATAGCGCAGGATAAAGGGAATCCCGAAGCCGTTGCCCACCACTTTACGTCCCCCAAATGTGAGTGATGCAACCAGTCCGTCATCGTTCATTCCGTCCACCACACCCCAAAGGCAGTCGCCAGTAGCAATAACCTGTTTGCCGCTCCATGCGCTGTGAAGAAGCGTTCCTTCGCTAAGGTGGGGATGGTAATCGTAATTGCGGACGAGCTGAGGCTGATTGAGCCATACAGCCTGTGAACAACCGGTAATATAGGCAGGCGGCCGGTAGCCCGTAAGAAACCGTGCGGCAAGTGCATCACCTCCCGATAGCTCCAGCAATTGTTCATAAAGCCCAACCATCTCCGGCATATATTGCTGTAGTGCCGCCTGCGAAGTAGCCAGGTCAGGCTTATGATCTGCTCCTTTTGACTGGAACCAGGCTTTATAGGCCGGCCAATGAGTATTAAACAGCCGCAGCCATTTCTTTCCGGGCTTGGTTTCTGATATGGATCTGAAATGAAGTTCTAACATAATAGGGTTATACAATGGGAGTGAAATCCAGGCTGCCTTTGATTTTTAGAAATTTCCGCTTGATGCCTGGGGTCAAGGAAACAAGGGATATAATACAATTAAAACCGGGGAGAGTTTATTGAATAAGTACAAAAAATATCAGGGGTTAGGAAAACCATTTCCCATGGATTTTTTTAAACCCAAACATTCTGAAGCTGGTTGCTCACCTTTTTGATGCTGCCCTCCTGAGGCGGTCGTTTATTGCACGGCCCAAACCCTCTTCCGGAAGTTCTTCGGCATACATAATTTCGATTCCCTCCCTGTCCAGCAATCTGAGTGCAGCGAAAATATTTCTTGCTGCTTCGGCCAGGTTTCCTTTTGCCGACAATATTTGCTGATTGGCTTTCGGCACACTTTCCCATTCTTTTCTAAAAGCAATTACACCCGTCTTCCCCGGCTCCTCCTGATTTACTTCTGCTCCTTCAGGCACCAGGATCACTTTCTTGCACGGTTTATAATGGGAATCTAACTGGCCGGGCGCAGCAGGATTGGAGGAGGAATGCAGATTTACTTCCACGCTGCCAGCAATCTTTTCTATATCTTCAATTGAAATACCCCCAACACGCAGCACCA
This genomic interval from Bacteroidia bacterium contains the following:
- a CDS encoding C45 family peptidase produces the protein MLELHFRSISETKPGKKWLRLFNTHWPAYKAWFQSKGADHKPDLATSQAALQQYMPEMVGLYEQLLELSGGDALAARFLTGYRPPAYITGCSQAVWLNQPQLVRNYDYHPHLSEGTLLHSAWSGKQVIATGDCLWGVVDGMNDDGLVASLTFGGRKVVGNGFGIPFILRYVLEFCSDVQEATEVLQRVPSHMAYNVMVLDKTGAYKMIQLAPDKKPVVTDAKVSTNHQGEVDWPEHAQFSQTLLREKHLKESLSRQGQDAEGLAGEFLQQPLFNTRYNDGFGTIYTAVYRPAEGRMELRWQE